Below is a window of Roseivirga misakiensis DNA.
GATCCTAAGGCAGTTAGTGCAAATATCGTCCAACCGATGGTAGCTCTATACTCAAATCCTTGAAGCCAATTGTTGGAAAAATACCAAGCTAACGGTGCCCCAATTAAAAATGCGATAATGACCAGTTTACCCATGTCTTTAGAAAGCAGGTAAACCAACTGACCTACATTGGCACCTAGCACTTTTCTTATACCTACCTCTTTTATTCTGTTTTCAGCAGTATAAGCGGCTAAACCAAAGAGGCCTAGACAGGCGATGATAATAGCCAAGCTTGCAAACACTCCGAATATCTTACCAAGGCGCTGCTCGGCATCATACATACGTTCAAATCGAGCATCTAGAAATGACGTTTCGAATGGCTGATTTGGAGCAAATTTAGCCCAGCTGTCCTCCATCTTTTGTAAAAGTGAAGCATAGTCCGATGTATTTACTTTTAGATTGAGCAAGCCAGTACTGTTTCCCAGTTGCATTACAAGTGGGCCAATTTTGTCTTTCAACGTTTGAAAGTGGAAATCCTTCACTACACCAACAACCTTATAACCTTGGATAGTACCTTCTAAATCCGCAAACGTACCAACAGTTTCACCAATCGGATTATCAAAGCCAAATTCTTTCACCGCAGCTTCATTGACAATTATGCCTAAAGAGTCTGTTGGAAAATCACGCGAGAAATTACGGCCATCGACAATTTCCATTCCCATAGTTTCCAAATACTCATAATCAACTGTCCAGTTACTTGAGATAATTTGGTTATCCTGAGTCGGTACAACTCCCTTCAAGAACACGTTCATGTTATTACTCGAAGGTGTAGGTAAGAATCCGCTCAATGAAGCTGACTTCACTTCAGAAAATGACTCCATTTCTGTTTTTAATGCTGCCGTATTTCCTCGAGCTAAGTAAGCATCGTTTATAATAATCACTTGATCTCTGTCAAAACCTAGATTTTTATTTTGGATGAACTCCAATTGGTTTTGTATAACCAAGGTTCCGATTACCAAGAATATTGAAGTACAAAACTGTACAACCACTAATACATTTCTCAGAGCTCCGCTTTTCATACCACCACTCAAGGCGCCTTTTAACACTTTTACTGGTTGAAAAGATGACAAGAAAAATGCTGGATAGGATCCCGCTAATAAGCCCACGAGGGTAATCCCCACAAACATGGCAATGAAAAACGTTGGGTTTTCAAAAGGTATCGTTAAGTCTTTGTCTGCAAGTCCGTTGAAAAACGGCATGGCTACATAGGCTAATCCGACAGCAAGTACAAATGAAATAAAGCTTATCAATATAGACTCTGCTAAAAATTGATAAATCAATTGGCCTTTTACAGATCCTAATACTTTTCTGACACCAACTTCTTTAGCTCGGTGTGCCGAACGGGCTGTAGATAGGTTCATAAAATTGATACAAGCGATCAATAGTATGAAGAAACCAATGGCCGAGAATATATAAACATACTTAATGTCGCCATTAGCATCAAGTTCTCCCTGCAAATCAGAGTGTAAATGAATACTTTGAACAGGCTGCATTCCAAAAGCAAGGTTATTGCCATTGTTTTCCATTTGCTCCCAGTCCATATTCATGAAACGCTTCACTTCTGGACCGATATACTTTTCTAACATCGCAGGAAACAGGGAAGCCATTTTCTGAATATCAGCTCCCTCACTAAGCACTATATACGTTTGGAAATTCATGCTCAACCAAATAGGCTGCTTCGCCTCATCCAGTGTTTCCATTGATCCCATTACGTCAAATTCGAAATGAGTATTAGCTGGAATGTCTTTATAAACCCCAGTAACCTTGTAGTCCTTATTACTTCCAAATTCAATTGGTTGTCCAAGTGGATCAGCATTACCGAAATATTTTGCGGCGGCAGTTTCACTCATCACCAAAGACTTCGGTTGCTTCAGCGCAGTTTCTGGATCACCTAGTACTAATTCGATACCAAAAATCTCTAAAGCTGAGTGATCGGCCCAGACGAAGTTTTCTTCTTTGAAAACATTATCTCCAAACCTGATGAACGGTGAACCGTTTTGCCTGAAACGTGCAAAGTTTATCACTTCTGGATAATCATCAAGCATCGCTTTACCAACAGAAGGACCAACTACTGCTAAATCGAAAGCTGAGCCATTAAGCGCACCAGCCATCGTCAACCTATAAGTGTTCTCAGAATTCTCATAGTGGCTATCGTATCCGAGCTCGTCCGAAACAAATAGCGTAATCATCAGGCAACAAGCTATGCCTATTGCCAATCCACTAATATTTAATAGGGAATAGAACTTATTGCGGAACAGATTTCTGAACGCAATTTTGAGATAATTTTTAATCATGTTGTTGAGTTTTGACCTTAATTAATTCAAAGCTATGATTCATAAACAGGGACCGAATATACTTATCGGTAAACACCCGATTTTGATCGGTAAGCCGTCAATAAAAATCTATTAACTAATGGGTAGATTCAGATAAGAGGTAAAATGTTGCAGTTTTACCCGAAAAAAATTCTATTAATCATAGAAGGCTAATTTTTTCTTATCGCCATCAGCTGAATCTAGAATCACTTGACTCCTAAGGACATATGGGCAATTTCGTCGCCTTGAGTAGTTTGATAGGACTTCATTAGGTTGGCCGTGAGGCATGAGTGAATCGGTAGGATACCGATAACATCACCAATTTTCAAAACTTGCATCAACTCATTTGTAACAGTCAGAATTCCATGTTCTTGGGATATTGAGGTTAGCTTGGCACCTTCGATAATCGATGACCATTGATTGTCTTCAAAAACCACCATTTCTCCGAAAAACTTCTGACCAGTAGCATCAAACAAATGATCTTTAGAAAAATGTACCGCCCCACCATGAATTAAGACTTCATTGCGCTCTGGATACTTAGCAATAACCGGACACGCTACGGCCACGGCGATATCCTCTTCTTTGCAAACGTTCAGATAATTCATGACCAAATCATAGAATACAAAATTACCTGGCCCAATTTCGTCGATTGGCTCCATATGCTGCACCATCGAACAACCCGGAGTATCTCCCATTCTAATCTTTAACGGTCGGTTTGTTGGTTCAATTTGAGCTTTTATTTGTGCCAGCTCTTTCATGGCGTTTTCCCAAATCTTTTCGATTTCGCGAGTATCATTCGCATGATATGTATCACCGCAGTGACAATACAATCCATACAAATTCATCTTATCCGATTGTTCTATGGCCGTAACCATTTCTTTGACTAGAGGTGTGTTCTTTGCATGAACACCAGACCTGCCGTAGCCGGCATCTATCTCAATAAATATATCAAGCGTTTCAACTAATTCTTGGTTTAGGAAAGTAATCGTATCTAAGTCCGTGGCTAAGAGTTTAACTTTTACTCCATTTGTCAAAAAGGAATTGATCACCTGAATTTCGAGTCGGTTAAAAGGAAATGCAACAGTAATATCCTTCCATCCATGCTTGACAAAGTATTCGGCCATTTCTACAGAAGAAACTGCCGCCGCATCTATACCTTTTTCTCGAAATATCTCTCCAATTTCTTTCGATTGATGGGTTTTAAAATGAGGCACAAGCATAGTATTAGTCAGTTTTGCCTTTTCTAACATGAATTCGATATTGGAATTGACCTTTGCTAGATCAAGTAACAAGGTCGGTCGTGTTATACCATCAATCATGGTTGAATTTAATCATCGCAGATCAATTTTAGGATGAATGTGAAAAAAGTCTAAACCTTTTTCAGAAACCCCTCGTATATTTGATCACTAATTGATATCAATTTAATATCACATTAAATTCTTAACTATGCAGAAAATCGAATCACACTTTAAGCCACGTTCAGGATATGGCATGCTTGCCTTTGTTCTATTAATCTTCATTGGTGCTATTGCCGGTTTGGCCGTAACTCAACAAGGTGAATTTGGCTTACTTTTCATACTATTCTTTCTTTTACTCCCGGGATTCTTCGTTATTCAACCCAATAGGTCGCGGGTTATGATCTTTTTCGGAGAATACAGGGGCTCTGTCAAGGAAAATGGGTTCTACTGGGTAAATCCATTCTACGTAAAGAAAAAAGTATCACTTAGAGCGCACAACTTTGATAGTGAACGAGTAAAGGTGAATGACAAACTGGGTAATCCCATTATGATTAGTGTCATTTTAGTTTGGCAGGTAGAAGATACTTTTAAAGCTGTTTTTGACGTCAACGATTACGAGCACTTTGTTCGTGTGCAATCCGATGCCGCGGTAAGAAAACTAGCCAATACTTTCGCCTATGACAACTTCGAGGATGATTCGGAAATCACTTTGAGGTCGGGTATGGAAGAGGTAAACCACGATTTGGAAGAGGAATTGACAGAGCGATTGGCAATCGCTGGAATCAAGGTCATAGAGGCACGTATTGGCTATTTAGCATATGCCGAAGAGATTGCTAGCGCCATGCTACAAAGACAACAGGCAACTGCTATAGTCGCTGCAAGATTTAAAATTGTGGAAGGTGCTGTAGGAATGGTAGAAAGTGCTCTAGAAGAGCTAAATTCCAAGAGTATTGTAGATTTGGATGAAGAGAAAAAAGCATCCATGGTGAGTAACCTTATGGTTGTACTTTGCTCTGATAAATCTGCTACCCCTGTAGTAAATGCTGGTACACTTAACCATTAAAAATATGGAGTATAAACTTGTAGCTAAAGGAGCTTTTGAGAAAACAGAGACTTTTGAAAAGCGTCTAAACGCAATGGCTGCCCAAGGGTGGCGTGTAATCACAAATATGTCCCAGGGTGCTTATTTGTTACTCGGGAAAGGGAAAATATAAGCTATGCCTAAGAAAAAACCTTTTGTTTTAAGGCTAGATCCGGAACTGTTATCTGCTGTCGAGAAATGGGCAGCAGATGAGTTTCGTAGTACCAATGGCCAAATGGAATGGCTTATCAATAAAGCACTAAAAGAGTCTGGAAGACTCAAAAAGAAAAAAGGTGAGTCTGAATAAAATTTAAATAATAACCCACTTTAAAAATGTCTGATTCTGAATCTATAATGGTACACAGTATCCTTATTGTCTCTAGTATGCTTGTGGCACTCTTGGCGAAATTCGTTCGGCCAGACGAACCGAATAATCTAAGCGGTTACAGAACTAAGCGATCAATGCGTAGCCAAGACACCTGGGAATTTGCCAACGAATATGCTGGTAATCTTATCATGTGGTCATCAATAATTACTGTCTGTCTTGAAATCCTATTGGCTATATTCATAGGTGGAAATACGGCAATAATCATTACTGTAATCATCATGACCGTCGGGATGTTCGTAGCGATCGGTGCAACAGAGTATCAATTAGGAAAACGATTTGACAAACAGGGAAAACCCATTCAAAAATTCGGAGATAGATTCTAATGAACTAGTCTATCTCCACTTTATACTTCTTACTGTTTATCGGCGGCTCAATCTCCCCTACTTGTATTGAAAAGCGGATATCGAATTGACCTTCTAAGTCTGGAATATTTAGCGTAACCAGCATTGTCCGTTCCTCGCCTACCGACATTTTACCAGATAAAAGTTTTAATCGTTCCATGCCAACAGGGGTAAGACCTTTTAAATAATGGACGTTCAAGAAAACCTGCCTTGTGCCTGCATTCGCAAAATCTACTGACCGATCATATTTATTCTCCAGGTTTAAGGTCAGATTAACTTGTTCTCCTGCCCGAAAATCATATTCTTTTTCGGCCTCGGTAATTTCTATGGATACCTTCCTGTAACTTCTAAAATTTTCAACAACACGGTAGTGAATGCCTTTGCCTATAGCGGTGAAATAGTCGTCATATCGGGTAGTGTCTCGAAAGCGATTGATCTGAAAAACAGTCTTCCCTTGAAGATTTTCTTCTAATGGAAGCAAATCATGATGTGTTTCTCTATAGTCGAAAGTATTGTAGCAGTGTACAATATCCTTGGTTAGATAAGCGTATCGCGACGAACGTTCGTAGTGATTGTTAAACATTATTGGTAAGCCTCCACTTAATTCATCAATTTCATCGGCCCAAGAATCCCAACCATGTAGCACATCCCATCCTTCAGTCCATTTCTTAGGAAAAAAATCATACATGAGGTAAATGCGTGCTGGAACCACGATAATTACAGAGGCTATGGCGAGTTTAACCAATACTTTTCTCCAATTCTGGTGTTTTCGGATGTACTCATGCCCCAGTAACATAAAAGGCACAGATAACACGCTCGTCCAATGCTTATGAAACTCTACTTTGAAAGTGGAAACCAAAAAAAACACTAGAACACCTACAATCGTGAACTTTAATGCTCTATTAAAATCTGATTTCTTCTTATTGGCATAACTAGCCGCCAAAAGTGACACCCCTATTAATGGTCCAAATACCAAGGGCTGAACACCAATATAATAGGCGATATTCTCCCAACTAAATCCCATATCTATTCTATTGTATAAATGGAATTTAATTGTGGCAAATTCATTCATGTACTGCCAATAAGTATGTGGTAACATGAAAACCACTGTAAACCCTACGGTATACCAAAAGGTCTTTTTGGTTAATAATTTTACGTTTGAAAGCACAGTAAAAAACACCACTAGTATACCATGATGCTTACTCATGAGAATCAGTGCAATAGAAAATGCCAACAAGAAAACAGTCTTTAAACTATCGTTTTTTAGATATTGCTTGTAGAAATAATAGAATAGCGCTACTCCTAAAATTAAAGGCACATCGGTTTTGACCATGTATGCTCCCACATGGACAGAAAGTAAGGCTAGAAATATCCAAATCAGGAGTTTCGTATCCTTTTTTTCTGTGATCTTCCAGATCACAGTCATCGTCAGCATATTGGTAATGAGCATTCCCATTCTTAGGCCTAAACCATTCGGAATCAAGGCATAGCCAGGTGCAGATACTACTCCTACCATTGGTGGATGATCTAGGTACCCCCAATCTAAAAACTGAGAAAACAGCCAATAATAGGCCTCTTCTCCATTAACCTCAGTGAAATAGTTTTGAATGAGGCCAACAATAAACCATACACCAAGAAATCTGTAGAATAACTTGTTACTATCATGAAGAGAAAGCGATGAGGTCATGCTGCCCAGGAAGTTTAAAATTCAACCACAAAAGTAAGATTTTTAAAGAAATGAAAATTGTTCTGCATATTTGTGAATCTCTCGGAGAAACAACAATTCTCAATGCTTGACATCGGATTCAAATTTTTTAGATTTTGCGTTGTAGGTTTTTCAGGTATGGCTATCGACTATGGTGCCACTTACCTTGGTAAAGAGAAAATAAAGATCAATAAATACTTAGCGAATGGGATTGGTTTCCTGCTCGCGGCCACTTCTAACTTCTTCTTTAATAAATTCTGGACGTTTGATGATAAAAGCCCTGACGAATTGGTGCAATACTCTAAGTATTTAAGTTTTGCACTAATAGGATTGGGCATCAACACATTGATAATTTATGTGCTGATCAATAAAAGAAATATGAACTTTTATTGGGCTAAGCTGATAGCTATCGGCATAGTAGTGATCTGGAACTTTGTGGCTAACTACAACTTCACCTTTCTTCAGTAGAAAGGCTCCCGCTTTTATTTGAAGACTTTCTGTAATAACGCGGTAGTTCTTGCCGCCGGATTTTCTCTGATATTTAATTCCTCCTTGGCAATCATTACAAATAAACCGTCAATAGCTTTTTGAGTGACATAAGCAGTTAAATCGGTTTCAACTTTCTTCACAAAGGGAATTTTATTGTACTTATCCATCACATCGGACCAGTATTTGGTCGCATTCACTTTAGCTAAGGACGCGTTTACAATTGGGCTAAATTTAGCAGTTAAGTCATCGGTAGTTTTAGATTCTAGCATTCTGGTGCCCGCATCTTTACTACCCTTTACAATATTTATGGCATCCGTAATGGTAATAGCTTTAATAGCATCTATAAATATGTCTTTGGCTTCGACAGCGGCATCTTCGGCAGCTCTATTCAGCGATTCGATGGCTTTGTCTACTTCGTTACCAAGACCGATTCCTCTTAATTTCTTCTCAACGTTTTTGGCATCTTCTGGAATTGGAATTTTGACCTCAGGATTACCCAAATACCCATTTACTTGAGATAGCACGTCCACTCCTTTGCCAGTTCCTTGTATAAAAGCCTCCTTTAAAGCATTTGCGGCTTCTTCTTTAGAAAACTCTTTACCACCGAGCAGCCCTTTAGCTTTTTTCAGCAATTGTGCCTCGGCCGTGCACCCAAAAACAAATAATAAACTAAATAGAAGAGTGAATCTTTTGATCATAACCTTGCTTTTGATTCTCTAACGTAGCGATTCAAAAAAAGCTCATATCACAAGACTAAATTTTTGTTAAAAATCACTTATCAGCCTCAGTGATTAGCACTACTTTTTGGTTTTCAGTAATGGCATCTACCATTCTAGTGTAACTCACGCGTTGCCCCGAAGCCTTAGAAACATAAAAATACTCCATGCCCTCGAGCTCCACCGTACATTCGCCTAATTCGTAGCGTAAAGACTTGACAACAGCACCTTCAACGATGGGGTTATTGTTCAAATCAATTAAGGTTGGCAATGGCTTTTCTTTTGGTTTCTTTTTAAACAGTCCGAACATAACGTGAGATTAAAGGCTAAATATATGACCTCATTTTAAACTATAAGAAGGGTTATATTAAATTCTTTCATTCAACCCAGGTCTGCCTAGTTTTGTTTTACCCAAACTGAGGGTTTGAGCCTGATAGCAACCAAGAATAAAATTCAATAAACACCCCAGGTCAGCATCTTATAGATATTTAATCAAAAGCATTTCTATAGGGACTAAAAACACTATTTTTGCAGACTTCAATAAGACAATCGATTAGCAAAAATGGCGGATTACAACCATCGAGAAATAGAACCAAAATGGCAACGCTTTTGGAATGATCATGAAACTTTCAAAGCGACTAAGGATACTTCTAAACCTAAGTTTTATGCCTTAGACATGTTCCCTTATCCGTCGGGAGCGGGTTTGCATGTGGGCCATCCACTGGGGTACATTGCTAGTGATATAGTCTCTAGATTCAAAAGAAATAAAGGTTTCAATGTATTGCACCCTATGGGATTCGACGCCTTTGGCTTGCCCGCAGAGCAATACGCCATCCAAACTGGACAGCATCCGGCTATTACCACTAGAGAGAACATAGCGCGTTATAAAGAGCAGCTTAAGAACATAGGCTTTGCATTCGATTGGGACAAAGAATTGCAAACTTGTGACCCTTCCTATTACCGCTGGACACAGTGGATATTCATGCAAATATTTAACAGTTGGTATAATAACGAAACACAAAAAGCAGAACCAATTGAGCGCTTGGTAGAGAAATTCTCGACCCAAGGAAATACCAACCTCGATGCGGTTTGTGACGACGACATCCCTACGTTTTCGGCAGACGAATGGAATTCATGGACCGAAAAAGAGCAACAAATGCTCTTATTGAAATATCGCCTAACCTATTTGTCCGAAACGGCTGTAAACTGGTGCCCAGAATTAGGTACTGTTTTGTCAAATGATGAAGTAAAAGACGGCTTTTCTGAACGTGGCGGCTATCCGGTGATCAGAAAGAACATGCGTCAATGGAGTATGAGAATTACAGCTTATGCTCAAAGACTACTAGATGGTTTAGAAGATCTTGATTGGACAGAGCCCTTAAAAGAAATGCAGCGAAACTGGATCGGAAAATCGATCGGGGCCGAGCTCGCCTTTCAAGTGGAAGACTCTGATATCAAAATCGAAGTATTTACCACTCGGATCGATACCATTTTCGGGGTTACCTTTTTATCGTTGGCACCAGAAAGCGAACTAACCCAAGCTTTAACCACGCCAGATCAAAAAGCAGCAGTTGACGCTTATGTGCAACAAGCAGCAACTCGATCTGAGCGCGATAGAATGAGCGATGTCAAAACGATTTCTGGTGTTTTTACAGGTAGCTATGCTATTAATCCATACAATGGCGAGAAAATCCCAGTTTGGGTGGCCGATTACGTTTTAGCTGGATACGGTACAGGAGCTGTAATGGCCGTGCCGTGTGGCGATCAGCGAGACTATGATTTTGCCAAGCATTTTGATTTACCAATTGTACCTGTAATTGAAGGTGCCGATATCAGCGAAAATGCCGACCCGACAAAAGAAGGCACCATGATTAATTCTGACTTCTTAAACGGGCTTTCTTGTAAAGAAGCTATTGCTAAAGCGATCGAGTTTGCAGAAGAAAAAGGCGTTGGTAAGGGAAAAATAAATTATCGTTTAAGAGACGCCATTTTTGCCAGACAGCGGTATTGGGGAGAACCAGTTCCTGTTTACTTTAAAGATGATGTTCCTTATTTAGTCGATGAAAAAGACTTACCTATTGTTCTCCCGGAAATTGATAAATACCTCCCAACAGAAGATGGTGATCCACCACTCGGCCGCGCCGAAAATTTCACTTATAGCCCTGAAGGTGAGGACGCTGTTTATCCTTTGGAATTAAGCACTATGCCGGGCTGGGCTGGCTCGAGTTGGTATTGGTACCGATACATGGATGCTCATAATGAAAATGCATTCATCGATAAAGATATTCAAGCCTATTGGGGCAATGTAGACTTATACATCGGTGGGTCAGAGCACGCCACAGGGCACCTACTCTACTCACGTTTCTGGAATAAAATTTTTTTTGATTTAGGCCATGTCAATCAACAAGAGCCTTTCAAAAAGTTGATCAACCAAGGGATGATCCAAGGAAGGTCGAATTTTGTCTACCGCGTAAAAGGGACTAATCAATTCGTCTCAAAAGGACTCAAAGGAGATTATGACACCATAGATATGCATGTGGATGTAAGCCTTTGTTACAATGATGTGTTGGACACTGAAGGCTTCAAGAATTGGAGACCCGATCTAGCTGATGCCGAATTCATTTTAGAGGATGGTAAATACCATTGTGGATGGGAAGTTGAGAAAATGTCTAAGTCAAAGTATAATGTTGTCAACCCAGATGACATTATCGAGCGATATGGCGCGGATACATTGCGTTTGTATGAAATGTTCTTAGGGCCATTGGAGCAGTTCAAACCTTGGAATACAAATGGCATAGACGGTGTGAACAAATTCTTAAGGAAGCTTTGGAGACTATTTCATGATGATCAAGGAAACTTAGCCTTGTCGGATGCTGAACCAAGCAAGGCTGAATTGAAGGCTTTGCATAAAACAATCAAAAAAGCTCAAGAAGATATCGAGCGATACTCTTTCAATACTTCTGTAAGCACTTTCATGATTTGCGTGAATGAACTTTCTGCATTGAAGTGTAACAACAGAAGAGTTCTTGAAGACTTGATCATTGTGATTTCGCCCTATGCACCGCATATTACAGAAGAACTTTGGTCATTACTCGGTCACGCTGATAGCATCATTAATGCGCCCTATCCAAAATTCAATGAGGCGTTTTTAGCCGAAGATGAGTTGACCTATCCAGTCATGATCAATGGCAAAATGAGAACCAAATTGCAGTTGCCAGCAGACTTCACTAAAGAGCAAATTGAGGAAGCTGCACTAGCAAATGAAACTGTGCAAAAATGGCTCGAAGGTGCCACACCAAAAAAGGTAATAGTGGTTCCTAATAAGATCGTAAACTTGGTGGTGTAGTTATTATTACAACTTGAATGAAACTAGGAAATGTAGCCTCGAGGTGATCGTCTTTTCGAAATTAAGACTCGCACCTAGATTACTACCAAACTCGTTTCTAAGCTCATATGTAAATCGCTTGGTGTCATACCCTAAGCCTACTATAACACCTGTATAATAGTCAACAGGGTCAGATAATAAATCTGCTGATGATTCAATAGTCGAACCACCGAATTGCCGCTGTACAGTGCGTGTATTTTCGAACAAACCTAAGGTTCCAAAAGAACCACCTGCACCAAGAAACAATTGACCAGGACCAAGGTCGAAATGTCTCCTGAGCTGCAATTGTAACCTAATTGAATTATATCCTATTGAAGAAATCGCTAACCCTGTGGATCCAGCTATCTGGACCTCCTCTTCCAATTCCGCCTCAAATCGGCTAAAAGTCAAGTCTACATGTACTGATAAATGCTTACGTCTTGAGGTGTAATACTCAACACC
It encodes the following:
- the leuS gene encoding leucine--tRNA ligase; the encoded protein is MADYNHREIEPKWQRFWNDHETFKATKDTSKPKFYALDMFPYPSGAGLHVGHPLGYIASDIVSRFKRNKGFNVLHPMGFDAFGLPAEQYAIQTGQHPAITTRENIARYKEQLKNIGFAFDWDKELQTCDPSYYRWTQWIFMQIFNSWYNNETQKAEPIERLVEKFSTQGNTNLDAVCDDDIPTFSADEWNSWTEKEQQMLLLKYRLTYLSETAVNWCPELGTVLSNDEVKDGFSERGGYPVIRKNMRQWSMRITAYAQRLLDGLEDLDWTEPLKEMQRNWIGKSIGAELAFQVEDSDIKIEVFTTRIDTIFGVTFLSLAPESELTQALTTPDQKAAVDAYVQQAATRSERDRMSDVKTISGVFTGSYAINPYNGEKIPVWVADYVLAGYGTGAVMAVPCGDQRDYDFAKHFDLPIVPVIEGADISENADPTKEGTMINSDFLNGLSCKEAIAKAIEFAEEKGVGKGKINYRLRDAIFARQRYWGEPVPVYFKDDVPYLVDEKDLPIVLPEIDKYLPTEDGDPPLGRAENFTYSPEGEDAVYPLELSTMPGWAGSSWYWYRYMDAHNENAFIDKDIQAYWGNVDLYIGGSEHATGHLLYSRFWNKIFFDLGHVNQQEPFKKLINQGMIQGRSNFVYRVKGTNQFVSKGLKGDYDTIDMHVDVSLCYNDVLDTEGFKNWRPDLADAEFILEDGKYHCGWEVEKMSKSKYNVVNPDDIIERYGADTLRLYEMFLGPLEQFKPWNTNGIDGVNKFLRKLWRLFHDDQGNLALSDAEPSKAELKALHKTIKKAQEDIERYSFNTSVSTFMICVNELSALKCNNRRVLEDLIIVISPYAPHITEELWSLLGHADSIINAPYPKFNEAFLAEDELTYPVMINGKMRTKLQLPADFTKEQIEEAALANETVQKWLEGATPKKVIVVPNKIVNLVV